The genomic region TCTGTATATCTTATACTTTGAAAATAAGCTCCAAGGATATTTTCATCTAATTCCTTTGGTAAGTTTAGATATTTTTTATTTTCAGGAATTTCAAATGGCCCATGGCTAGTTAATGTAGTTACAAAAGTATAAAAGGGAGCAGATTCGCTTTTTATTTTGTGAGCTACTTGCTTTAAATAGGATTCATCTGACAAGCCAAGCCCTATTACTTCATCCATATTATAACTGTTAATATCTAAAATTTTATCAGCACCAAAAGATTTATGATTTTCTGCCCAATTCCAATTACCACCTATTTCTGCATGAGTTGAAATAGTTTTATATCCTTTGGTTTCCAGAAGTCTTTGAAGGCTGTTATATTTTGTCCAAGGATAACCTTGGAAAGCAGTACCTTCTCTTATAGGAAAAATTGATGTATTAACTAAGAAGTCAGCATCAGAACTTGTTCCTGAATTATTTTGTTCATAAATATTATTAAAATATAAACTGTTATTAAGAAGTTTATTAAGGTTTGGAGTTATTTCTTGTCCATAAACCTTTTGCCCAATTACAAAGTTTTCTAAAGATTCAACTTGAAGAGCTATTAAATTCTTACCTTCTAACATTGAAAAATAAGCATTATCTTCTAGATCTTCCTTATTATTTTCAAACCAGTCTTTTATTTCTGCAGCTTCTTTATCTTTTAGCTTATAATTTTTAGATAATGTATAAACAATATCATATCCATGATAGCCAAGAGGACTCATATCGCTATAGGTTTGATAAGGTGCCCAGGATAGGCTAAATAGTCTCAAGCCATTTATACTGTTAGTAACATCTATTAATAAATGGCTAAAATAAAGGGATAGAGTACTAATAATAAATAAAGAAGCAGCTTTTATGCATCTCATTTTTAACTGTGATAAATCTTCTTTAAATTTAAATATTCTGGTGAATTTATTTAATAGAGCAAAAACAATAAAATCTATAAAAAATAATATATCAACTAATTTAAAATTAAATAAGCTCTTATTTGAAGGATTAAATATTTCTGGATAAATAAAGTGTCTTAAAGAAATAAAAGAACCATTTGATCTGTAATACCAAATATCAAAAACAAATAATAAGCTTATAAAAATATTAATTCCTAAGCTAACTTTTAGGGCTGTTTTGGATTTAAAAATATATGTAATACTTAGAATTAACAAAATTATTAATAAATGAGCCCCTAAGGCAGGAACAGAAAAATACATTTTTGATAAACTTATAGATTTTGATCCAGGTGTTCTAAGCATCGATAGTAAAAGCATTGATTTAATTTGCAAAATTAGAAAGGTCGTGACTAAAAGCCAATTATCTAATAATAGTTTTTTTATAATTTTTTTCATTTTATCCTCCAGTTTTCATATTATAAAAAGTTATGTAACTCTTATATTATATAACAAAAAGAGGATAAGTAAAATTAAAACAATTTATTAATTGAGATATATTATCATTGACAAATAATGAAAGAAATATAAATAAATATATAAATTGGGCTGCCTCTAGCAGTCCTTTTATTTTTGTAGATCTTTATTTTTATTTGATACTCTGAATTCAAAAAGTGATATAATTAAATTACTTGGAGGGATAATAATGGATGAAAAAACAAATGTAATGAGAATATTAGATCAAAAGAAAATCAAATATAATAGCTATTCTTATGTTGATACAGATGCCATAAGTGGACTTGACGTTGCAAAAGCCCTTAATCAGGATCCAAGGAGGGTTTTTAAGACTCTTGTTACCGTAGGAAAGTCTAAGAAAAATTATGTTTTTGTAATACCTGTTGAAAAGGAATTAGATTTAAAAAAGGCAGCAAAAAGTGTTGGGGAGAAATCTATAGAAATGATAAAAGCAAAGGAATTATTGCCTTTAACAGGTTATATTCATGGAGGCTGTTCACCAATAGGAATGAAGAAATTTTTTACTACTATAATCGACATATCAGCTCAGGATTTTGATACCTTCATTTTTAGTGCTGGTAAAATAGGTTATCAAGTAGAGCTGAGCTTAGAAGATTTAAGCAAGGTTATAAGATTTCAATTAGCTGATTTGGCAGCTGTTTAAGTAATTTGAGATTATGGGAGGAAATTTATGAAAAGAATATTTGAATTAACTACTAGTGACATTGAAGGCTTAAGTAAGCAAAACTTAAAAGAAATTATAAAAAATTCTGAAGGAAGAACAGTAGTTTCAGAGAATATTGTAAGCTGTTCACCATTTATAAGGGAAGTATCTAACTTAGAGCTTTCAGCTGCTTT from Clostridium isatidis harbors:
- a CDS encoding LTA synthase family protein translates to MKKIIKKLLLDNWLLVTTFLILQIKSMLLLSMLRTPGSKSISLSKMYFSVPALGAHLLIILLILSITYIFKSKTALKVSLGINIFISLLFVFDIWYYRSNGSFISLRHFIYPEIFNPSNKSLFNFKLVDILFFIDFIVFALLNKFTRIFKFKEDLSQLKMRCIKAASLFIISTLSLYFSHLLIDVTNSINGLRLFSLSWAPYQTYSDMSPLGYHGYDIVYTLSKNYKLKDKEAAEIKDWFENNKEDLEDNAYFSMLEGKNLIALQVESLENFVIGQKVYGQEITPNLNKLLNNSLYFNNIYEQNNSGTSSDADFLVNTSIFPIREGTAFQGYPWTKYNSLQRLLETKGYKTISTHAEIGGNWNWAENHKSFGADKILDINSYNMDEVIGLGLSDESYLKQVAHKIKSESAPFYTFVTTLTSHGPFEIPENKKYLNLPKELDENILGAYFQSIRYTDEAIKLFLEELEKDNLLENTIVMIYGDHTGVHKFYEEEMQDAPLEGNWWKEKDMKIPLIIYNPEIKGETISKAGGQVDFLPTISYLLGVERKEFESSSMGRVLVNTNRDYTILNSGEIIGTPSSKEEKENLKNIFKIADYIIKGNYFNY
- the ybaK gene encoding Cys-tRNA(Pro) deacylase, which gives rise to MDEKTNVMRILDQKKIKYNSYSYVDTDAISGLDVAKALNQDPRRVFKTLVTVGKSKKNYVFVIPVEKELDLKKAAKSVGEKSIEMIKAKELLPLTGYIHGGCSPIGMKKFFTTIIDISAQDFDTFIFSAGKIGYQVELSLEDLSKVIRFQLADLAAV